Proteins encoded within one genomic window of Gigantopelta aegis isolate Gae_Host chromosome 2, Gae_host_genome, whole genome shotgun sequence:
- the LOC121379084 gene encoding uncharacterized protein LOC121379084, whose amino-acid sequence MFMLGECGGDKVTITRDKLTITQDKVTITRDRVTITRDKLAITTDKVTITRDKLAISRDKVAITRDKVTITRDKVTIPQDKLAITRDKVSITRDNLAITSDKVTITRDKLAITWDKLAITRDKVTITRDKVTITRDKLPITRDKVSITRDKVTITRDKLAITWDKLAITRDKVTITRDKVTITRDKLPITRDKLAITRDKVTITRDKLAITRDKVTITQDKLAITRDKVTITRDKLALFTI is encoded by the exons ATGTTTATGCTCGGGGAGTGTGGAGG GGACAAGGTGACGATAACTCGGGACAAGTTGACGATAACTCAGGACAAGGTGACGATAACTAGGGACAGGGTGACGATAACTCGGGACAAGTTGGCGATAACTACGGACAAGGTGACGATAACTAGGGACAAGTTGGCGATATCTCGGGACAAGGTGGCGATAACTAGGGACAAGGTGACGATAACTCGGGACAAGGTGACGATACCTCAGGACAAGTTGGCGATAACTAGGGACAAGGTGTCGATAACTAGGGACAATTTGGCGATAACTAGTGACAAGGTGACGATAACTAGGGACAAGTTGGCGATAACTTGGGACAAGTTGGCGATAACTAGGGACAAGGTGACGATAACTAGGGACAAGGTGACAATAACTCGGGATAAGTTGCCGATAACTAGGGACAAGGTGTCGATAACTAGGGACAAGGTGACGATAACTAGGGATAAGTTGGCGATAACTTGGGACAAGTTGGCGATAACTAGGGACAAGGTGACGATAACTAGGGACAAGGTGACAATAACTCGGGATAAGTTGCCGATAACTAGGGACAAGTTGGCGATAACTAGGGACAAGGTGACGATAACTAGGGATAAGTTGGCGATAACTAGGGACAAGGTGACGATAACTCAGGACAAGTTGGCGATAACTAGGGACAAGGTGACGATAACTAGGGACAAGTTGGCACTATTTACTATTTAG